Genomic window (Longimicrobium sp.):
GTGGAGGTCGAGATCGCCGCGGCAAGCCTCGACACGGGTGTGGCCGACCGCGACGCCCACCTGCGCTCGGGCGACTTCTTCGATGCCGAGCACTACCCAAGGATCACCTTCCGGAGCAGGCGGGTCGAGGGCCCCACCGGGCAGCCGGGCGGCCGTTTCCGCCTCACGGGGGTCCTGACCATCCGCGACACCCCCATGGAGGTGGAGCTCGACTGCGTGTTCCAGGGCAGCGGGCAGGATCCGTGGGGCAAGGAGCGCATCGGGTTCGGCGCCACGGGCCAGGTCGACCGCCGGGACTGGGGCCTCAGGTGGAACCAGTCCATCGAATCGGGCGGAGTGCTGGTGGCCAACCAGGTAAAGCTCGACATCGAGGCCCAGTTCGTGAAGCAGACGGCGGAAGCGGACGCAGAGATCTGAGGGAGTGGC
Coding sequences:
- a CDS encoding YceI family protein; protein product: MAGTSTWQLDPAHTSVEFSVKHMMMTTVRGRFKDVKGTITVNEESPDHSAVEVEIAAASLDTGVADRDAHLRSGDFFDAEHYPRITFRSRRVEGPTGQPGGRFRLTGVLTIRDTPMEVELDCVFQGSGQDPWGKERIGFGATGQVDRRDWGLRWNQSIESGGVLVANQVKLDIEAQFVKQTAEADAEI